In the genome of Nymphaea colorata isolate Beijing-Zhang1983 chromosome 9, ASM883128v2, whole genome shotgun sequence, one region contains:
- the LOC126410368 gene encoding uncharacterized protein LOC126410368 — translation MWTVLAKMYGRKKRHLRTYQIKRSIYSLTQGDLSVAAFYAALKTKWEELDYHVTDEWKCGSDHSLYWEKEWMDRTFLFLGGLRDEFESIRSQILNGDEIPGIEEVYARVESEEQRRQVMHLDTGHGPSAFVSRASGTGQRPARHCTHCNKLGHSVDFCWDLHPEKRLVRGRPPSGKRSPSMSDSSQSNSFSGAKSKLSPAQLKELQAYISRLSTTPEQSSTSEGAQLAQALVASTDQGLGDGEEDQDWFGY, via the exons atgtggactgtgcttgcaaagatgtatggtcgcaagaagagacatctgcgcacctatcagattaaacgcagtatttactccttgacacagggtgatttgtctgttgctgctttctatgctgccctgaagaccaaatgggaggagctagattatcatgtgactgatgagtggaagtgcggttcagatcattccctctactgggaaaaggaatggatggaccgtacgtttctgtttctgggaggcctgcgggatgaatttgagtctattcgtagccagattcttaatggtgatgagattccggggatagaggaagtatatgctcgtgttgagtctgaagaacaacgtcgccaggtgatgcatcttgacaccggtcatggcccttctgcctttgtcagccgtgcctcagggactgggcagcgtcctgcccggcattgcactcattgcaacaagttggggcattcggtggatttctgttgggatcttcatcccgagaagagactggtcagaggtcgtcctccctctggcaagcgtagcccttctatgtctgattccagtcagagcaattcttttagtggtgcaaagtccaagctgtcccctgctcaactcaaggagctacaggcgtacatcagccgcctatctactacccctgagcagtcctccacgtctgaaggggctcagctagcccaagccctcgttgcctcgactgatcaag gacttggtgacggggaagaagatcaggattggttcggttactga
- the LOC116260300 gene encoding serine/threonine-protein kinase CTR1-like isoform X1, with amino-acid sequence MEETTGDPGPSESETSSASWWSSGFTERLQSVSLASPEENLSTRDSACSREQDQLSPLAASQILWETGAFSGVIPDGFYSVLPETKLKQLFHNIPPIDELYSMGLEGLKADVILVDSEKDKKLSKLKNFIVALVKGLHSNPTSMVKKIAGVVCNFYKRPASELSPAKSPVEDLSLVSENHVVQLLGQIKNGLCRPRAILFKVLADAVGFECKLMVGLPNDSVGCFDQYKHMSVIVELNSVELLVDLMKLPGQLVPFSNKTLMMYHISATGESDSAENDSCDSPLEPNSPLYGLCEKIDSEGGDHDDNSPHGFSHRRNEGIPSASGTQLRSILLRPLGATDSKLSVSHSEPNIANAFWRRSRRKVIAEQRTASSSALDNVCSPEHPLFRARGRSMLGANRQTFAEDDSVTASRSDGAATSEPRRIRRRSISITPEISDDIVRAVRAMNETLKQNRLLKESADDESVGHLVDRKNGSSSRSRSVASFHQDVHEAVTVESGAFSRNQANLAQKAISLPSSPSRGQASERGVPAEFDMLSTWNKVLESSSFVNKPLLPFQDWNIDFSELTIGTRVGIGFFGEVFRGIWNGTDVAIKIFLEQDLTAENMEDFCNEISLLSRLRHPNVILFLGACTKPPHLSMVTEYMEMGSLYYLIHMSGQKKKLSWRRRLKMLRDICRGLMYIHRMKIVHRDLKSANCLVNKHWTVKICDLGLSRMMVDAPMRDSSSAGTPEWMAPELIRNEPFTEKCDIFSFGVIMWELCTLKRPWEGIPAMQVIYTVAQEGVRLEIPEGPLGKLISDCWAEADQRPGCEEILSRLVECEYTLLVPLCT; translated from the exons ATGGAGGAAACAACAGGAGATCCTGGGCCATCTGAATCTGAGACTTCTAGTGCCAGCTGGTGGTCTTCAGGTTTCACAGAAAGGTTGCAATCTGTTTCTTTGGCTTCTCCTGAGGAAAACCTGAGTACAAGAGATTCTGCTTGCAGTCGTGAACAAGATCAATTATCACCTCTAGCAGCATCACAGATACTATGGGAAACAGGAGCTTTTAGTGGAGTAATTCCTGATGGATTTTATTCTGTACTTCCA GAAACAAAACTCAAGCAGCTTTTTCACAATATTCCTCCCATCGATGAGCTTTACTCTATGGGTCTTGAGGGTCTCAAAGCTGATGTCATCCTTGTTGACTCAGAGAAAGACAAAAAGCTGTCGAAGCTAAAGAATTTCATTGTGGCATTAGTGAAAGGATTGCACTCAAATCCAACATCGATGGTTAAAAAAATTGCAGGGGTG GTATGCAATTTCTATAAGCGTCCAGCCTCTGAACTAAGTCCTGCAAAATCTCCTGTGGAGGATCTTTCTCTTGTATCGGAGAATCATGTTGTTCAGTTGTTAGggcaaataaaaaatggattgtGCAGGCCTCGAGCAATTTTATTTAAAGTTCTTGCAGATGCTGTGGGCTTTGAGTGTAAGCTTATGGTG GGTCTTCCAAATGATAGCGTCGGGTGTTTTGACCAGTATAAGCATATGTCAGTTATAGTTGAACTGAACTCAGTTGAACTGTTGGTTGACCTTATGAAGCTCCCTGGTCAGCTGGTACCTTTCTCAAATAAGACACTCATGATGTACCATATATCTGCAACTGGTGAAAGTGACTCTGCTGAGAATGATTCATGTGATTCACCACTTGAACCAAATAGTCCTTTATATGGGCTTTGTGAGAAAATTGATAGTGAAGG AGGAGATCATGATGATAACAGTCCTCATGGTTTCAGTCATAGAAGGAATGAAGGCATTCCAAGTGCATCTGGTACTCAACTGCGAAGTATACTACTGCGTCCATTGGGTGCGACTGATAGTAAATTGAG TGTGTCACATAGTGAACCAAACATTGCAAATGCGTTTTGGCGACGCAGCCGCAGGAAAGTCATTGCTGAACAACGCACAGCTAGTTCCAG TGCTCTTGACAACGTTTGCAGTCCAGAGCATCCTTTATTTCGGGCCCGTGGTCGGTCTATGCTTGGTGCAAATAGGCAAACATTTGCAGAGGATGACAGCGTAACTGCATCAAG ATCAGATGGTGCAGCAACATCAGAGCCTCgtagaataagaagaagaagcatcAGTATTACACCAGAGATCAGTGATGACATTGTTAG GGCGGTAAGGGCAATGAATGAGACACTCAAGCAGAATCGCCTTTTGAAGGAAAGTGCAGATGATGAATCAGTTGGGCACCTTGTAGACAGAAAGAATGGTTCTTCAAGTCGATCAAGAAGT GTTGCAAGCTTCCATCAAGATGTCCATGAAGCAGTGACTGTTGAAAGTGGTGCTTTCTCTAGGAATCAAGCCAATCTTGCACAGAAAGCGATCTCATTACCTTCATCTCCTAGTAGAGGTCAAGCTTCAGAGAGAGGAGTACCTGCAGAATTTGATATGCTGTCCACTTGGAACAAAGTATTAGAATCTTCATCATTTGTGAATAAGCCCTTGTTGCCTttccaagattggaacattgaTTTCTCAGAACTGACAATTGGTACACGTGTTGGAATTG GGTTCTTTGGAGAAGTTTTCCGTGGTATTTGGAATGGAACAGATGTTGCAATAAAGATTTTTCTGGAACAAGATTTGACTGCAGAGAACATGGAAGATTTTTGCAATGAAATATCACTGCTAAG CCGTCTGCGTCATCCAAATG TCATACTATTTCTTGGTGCATGCACAAAACCTCCCCATTTGTCCATGGTCACAGAGTATATGGAAATGGGTTCGTTGTACTACTTAATTCATATGAGTGGTCAGAAAAAGAAGCTTAGCTGGCGCAGGCGATTAAAAATGCTTCGTGATATATGCAG AGGGTTGATGTACATACATCGGATGAAAATAGTGCATCGTGATCTGAAGAGTGCAAATTGCCTTGTGAATAAGCACTGGACTGTTAAAATTTGTGACCTTGGGCTTTCACGGATGATGGTTGATGCACCTATGAGGGATTCCTCTTCCGCAGGAACTCCTGAATGGATGGCCCCTGAGCTCATACGCAATGAACCCTTCACcgagaaatgtgatattttcaGCTTTGGCGTGATTATGTGGGAACTTTGCACCTTAAAGAGGCCATGGGAAGGCATACCGGCAATGCAA GTGATATATACTGTAGCGCAAGAGGGTGTGCGGCTTGAAATTCCTGAAGGTCCTCTTGGCAAGCTAATTTCAG ATTGTTGGGCTGAAGCTGATCAGAGGCCTGGCTGCGAGGAGATACTTTCTCGTTTGGTTGAGTGTGAGTACACTTTGCTGGTACCATTGTGTACATAG
- the LOC116260300 gene encoding serine/threonine-protein kinase CTR1-like isoform X2, with protein MEETTGDPGPSESETSSASWWSSGFTERLQSVSLASPEENLSTRDSACSREQDQLSPLAASQILWETGAFSGVIPDGFYSVLPETKLKQLFHNIPPIDELYSMGLEGLKADVILVDSEKDKKLSKLKNFIVALVKGLHSNPTSMVKKIAGVVCNFYKRPASELSPAKSPVEDLSLVSENHVVQLLGQIKNGLCRPRAILFKVLADAVGFECKLMVGLPNDSVGCFDQYKHMSVIVELNSVELLVDLMKLPGQLVPFSNKTLMMYHISATGESDSAENDSCDSPLEPNSPLYGLCEKIDSEGGDHDDNSPHGFSHRRNEGIPSASGTQLRSILLRPLGATDSKLSVSHSEPNIANAFWRRSRRKVIAEQRTASSSPEHPLFRARGRSMLGANRQTFAEDDSVTASRSDGAATSEPRRIRRRSISITPEISDDIVRAVRAMNETLKQNRLLKESADDESVGHLVDRKNGSSSRSRSVASFHQDVHEAVTVESGAFSRNQANLAQKAISLPSSPSRGQASERGVPAEFDMLSTWNKVLESSSFVNKPLLPFQDWNIDFSELTIGTRVGIGFFGEVFRGIWNGTDVAIKIFLEQDLTAENMEDFCNEISLLSRLRHPNVILFLGACTKPPHLSMVTEYMEMGSLYYLIHMSGQKKKLSWRRRLKMLRDICRGLMYIHRMKIVHRDLKSANCLVNKHWTVKICDLGLSRMMVDAPMRDSSSAGTPEWMAPELIRNEPFTEKCDIFSFGVIMWELCTLKRPWEGIPAMQVIYTVAQEGVRLEIPEGPLGKLISDCWAEADQRPGCEEILSRLVECEYTLLVPLCT; from the exons ATGGAGGAAACAACAGGAGATCCTGGGCCATCTGAATCTGAGACTTCTAGTGCCAGCTGGTGGTCTTCAGGTTTCACAGAAAGGTTGCAATCTGTTTCTTTGGCTTCTCCTGAGGAAAACCTGAGTACAAGAGATTCTGCTTGCAGTCGTGAACAAGATCAATTATCACCTCTAGCAGCATCACAGATACTATGGGAAACAGGAGCTTTTAGTGGAGTAATTCCTGATGGATTTTATTCTGTACTTCCA GAAACAAAACTCAAGCAGCTTTTTCACAATATTCCTCCCATCGATGAGCTTTACTCTATGGGTCTTGAGGGTCTCAAAGCTGATGTCATCCTTGTTGACTCAGAGAAAGACAAAAAGCTGTCGAAGCTAAAGAATTTCATTGTGGCATTAGTGAAAGGATTGCACTCAAATCCAACATCGATGGTTAAAAAAATTGCAGGGGTG GTATGCAATTTCTATAAGCGTCCAGCCTCTGAACTAAGTCCTGCAAAATCTCCTGTGGAGGATCTTTCTCTTGTATCGGAGAATCATGTTGTTCAGTTGTTAGggcaaataaaaaatggattgtGCAGGCCTCGAGCAATTTTATTTAAAGTTCTTGCAGATGCTGTGGGCTTTGAGTGTAAGCTTATGGTG GGTCTTCCAAATGATAGCGTCGGGTGTTTTGACCAGTATAAGCATATGTCAGTTATAGTTGAACTGAACTCAGTTGAACTGTTGGTTGACCTTATGAAGCTCCCTGGTCAGCTGGTACCTTTCTCAAATAAGACACTCATGATGTACCATATATCTGCAACTGGTGAAAGTGACTCTGCTGAGAATGATTCATGTGATTCACCACTTGAACCAAATAGTCCTTTATATGGGCTTTGTGAGAAAATTGATAGTGAAGG AGGAGATCATGATGATAACAGTCCTCATGGTTTCAGTCATAGAAGGAATGAAGGCATTCCAAGTGCATCTGGTACTCAACTGCGAAGTATACTACTGCGTCCATTGGGTGCGACTGATAGTAAATTGAG TGTGTCACATAGTGAACCAAACATTGCAAATGCGTTTTGGCGACGCAGCCGCAGGAAAGTCATTGCTGAACAACGCACAGCTAGTTCCAG TCCAGAGCATCCTTTATTTCGGGCCCGTGGTCGGTCTATGCTTGGTGCAAATAGGCAAACATTTGCAGAGGATGACAGCGTAACTGCATCAAG ATCAGATGGTGCAGCAACATCAGAGCCTCgtagaataagaagaagaagcatcAGTATTACACCAGAGATCAGTGATGACATTGTTAG GGCGGTAAGGGCAATGAATGAGACACTCAAGCAGAATCGCCTTTTGAAGGAAAGTGCAGATGATGAATCAGTTGGGCACCTTGTAGACAGAAAGAATGGTTCTTCAAGTCGATCAAGAAGT GTTGCAAGCTTCCATCAAGATGTCCATGAAGCAGTGACTGTTGAAAGTGGTGCTTTCTCTAGGAATCAAGCCAATCTTGCACAGAAAGCGATCTCATTACCTTCATCTCCTAGTAGAGGTCAAGCTTCAGAGAGAGGAGTACCTGCAGAATTTGATATGCTGTCCACTTGGAACAAAGTATTAGAATCTTCATCATTTGTGAATAAGCCCTTGTTGCCTttccaagattggaacattgaTTTCTCAGAACTGACAATTGGTACACGTGTTGGAATTG GGTTCTTTGGAGAAGTTTTCCGTGGTATTTGGAATGGAACAGATGTTGCAATAAAGATTTTTCTGGAACAAGATTTGACTGCAGAGAACATGGAAGATTTTTGCAATGAAATATCACTGCTAAG CCGTCTGCGTCATCCAAATG TCATACTATTTCTTGGTGCATGCACAAAACCTCCCCATTTGTCCATGGTCACAGAGTATATGGAAATGGGTTCGTTGTACTACTTAATTCATATGAGTGGTCAGAAAAAGAAGCTTAGCTGGCGCAGGCGATTAAAAATGCTTCGTGATATATGCAG AGGGTTGATGTACATACATCGGATGAAAATAGTGCATCGTGATCTGAAGAGTGCAAATTGCCTTGTGAATAAGCACTGGACTGTTAAAATTTGTGACCTTGGGCTTTCACGGATGATGGTTGATGCACCTATGAGGGATTCCTCTTCCGCAGGAACTCCTGAATGGATGGCCCCTGAGCTCATACGCAATGAACCCTTCACcgagaaatgtgatattttcaGCTTTGGCGTGATTATGTGGGAACTTTGCACCTTAAAGAGGCCATGGGAAGGCATACCGGCAATGCAA GTGATATATACTGTAGCGCAAGAGGGTGTGCGGCTTGAAATTCCTGAAGGTCCTCTTGGCAAGCTAATTTCAG ATTGTTGGGCTGAAGCTGATCAGAGGCCTGGCTGCGAGGAGATACTTTCTCGTTTGGTTGAGTGTGAGTACACTTTGCTGGTACCATTGTGTACATAG
- the LOC116260300 gene encoding serine/threonine-protein kinase CTR1-like isoform X3: protein MEETTGDPGPSESETSSASWWSSGFTERLQSVSLASPEENLSTRDSACSREQDQLSPLAASQILWETGAFSGVIPDGFYSVLPETKLKQLFHNIPPIDELYSMGLEGLKADVILVDSEKDKKLSKLKNFIVALVKGLHSNPTSMVKKIAGVVCNFYKRPASELSPAKSPVEDLSLVSENHVVQLLGQIKNGLCRPRAILFKVLADAVGFECKLMVGLPNDSVGCFDQYKHMSVIVELNSVELLVDLMKLPGQLVPFSNKTLMMYHISATGESDSAENDSCDSPLEPNSPLYGLCEKIDSEGGDHDDNSPHGFSHRRNEGIPSASGTQLRSILLRPLGATDSKLSPEHPLFRARGRSMLGANRQTFAEDDSVTASRSDGAATSEPRRIRRRSISITPEISDDIVRAVRAMNETLKQNRLLKESADDESVGHLVDRKNGSSSRSRSVASFHQDVHEAVTVESGAFSRNQANLAQKAISLPSSPSRGQASERGVPAEFDMLSTWNKVLESSSFVNKPLLPFQDWNIDFSELTIGTRVGIGFFGEVFRGIWNGTDVAIKIFLEQDLTAENMEDFCNEISLLSRLRHPNVILFLGACTKPPHLSMVTEYMEMGSLYYLIHMSGQKKKLSWRRRLKMLRDICRGLMYIHRMKIVHRDLKSANCLVNKHWTVKICDLGLSRMMVDAPMRDSSSAGTPEWMAPELIRNEPFTEKCDIFSFGVIMWELCTLKRPWEGIPAMQVIYTVAQEGVRLEIPEGPLGKLISDCWAEADQRPGCEEILSRLVECEYTLLVPLCT from the exons ATGGAGGAAACAACAGGAGATCCTGGGCCATCTGAATCTGAGACTTCTAGTGCCAGCTGGTGGTCTTCAGGTTTCACAGAAAGGTTGCAATCTGTTTCTTTGGCTTCTCCTGAGGAAAACCTGAGTACAAGAGATTCTGCTTGCAGTCGTGAACAAGATCAATTATCACCTCTAGCAGCATCACAGATACTATGGGAAACAGGAGCTTTTAGTGGAGTAATTCCTGATGGATTTTATTCTGTACTTCCA GAAACAAAACTCAAGCAGCTTTTTCACAATATTCCTCCCATCGATGAGCTTTACTCTATGGGTCTTGAGGGTCTCAAAGCTGATGTCATCCTTGTTGACTCAGAGAAAGACAAAAAGCTGTCGAAGCTAAAGAATTTCATTGTGGCATTAGTGAAAGGATTGCACTCAAATCCAACATCGATGGTTAAAAAAATTGCAGGGGTG GTATGCAATTTCTATAAGCGTCCAGCCTCTGAACTAAGTCCTGCAAAATCTCCTGTGGAGGATCTTTCTCTTGTATCGGAGAATCATGTTGTTCAGTTGTTAGggcaaataaaaaatggattgtGCAGGCCTCGAGCAATTTTATTTAAAGTTCTTGCAGATGCTGTGGGCTTTGAGTGTAAGCTTATGGTG GGTCTTCCAAATGATAGCGTCGGGTGTTTTGACCAGTATAAGCATATGTCAGTTATAGTTGAACTGAACTCAGTTGAACTGTTGGTTGACCTTATGAAGCTCCCTGGTCAGCTGGTACCTTTCTCAAATAAGACACTCATGATGTACCATATATCTGCAACTGGTGAAAGTGACTCTGCTGAGAATGATTCATGTGATTCACCACTTGAACCAAATAGTCCTTTATATGGGCTTTGTGAGAAAATTGATAGTGAAGG AGGAGATCATGATGATAACAGTCCTCATGGTTTCAGTCATAGAAGGAATGAAGGCATTCCAAGTGCATCTGGTACTCAACTGCGAAGTATACTACTGCGTCCATTGGGTGCGACTGATAGTAAATTGAG TCCAGAGCATCCTTTATTTCGGGCCCGTGGTCGGTCTATGCTTGGTGCAAATAGGCAAACATTTGCAGAGGATGACAGCGTAACTGCATCAAG ATCAGATGGTGCAGCAACATCAGAGCCTCgtagaataagaagaagaagcatcAGTATTACACCAGAGATCAGTGATGACATTGTTAG GGCGGTAAGGGCAATGAATGAGACACTCAAGCAGAATCGCCTTTTGAAGGAAAGTGCAGATGATGAATCAGTTGGGCACCTTGTAGACAGAAAGAATGGTTCTTCAAGTCGATCAAGAAGT GTTGCAAGCTTCCATCAAGATGTCCATGAAGCAGTGACTGTTGAAAGTGGTGCTTTCTCTAGGAATCAAGCCAATCTTGCACAGAAAGCGATCTCATTACCTTCATCTCCTAGTAGAGGTCAAGCTTCAGAGAGAGGAGTACCTGCAGAATTTGATATGCTGTCCACTTGGAACAAAGTATTAGAATCTTCATCATTTGTGAATAAGCCCTTGTTGCCTttccaagattggaacattgaTTTCTCAGAACTGACAATTGGTACACGTGTTGGAATTG GGTTCTTTGGAGAAGTTTTCCGTGGTATTTGGAATGGAACAGATGTTGCAATAAAGATTTTTCTGGAACAAGATTTGACTGCAGAGAACATGGAAGATTTTTGCAATGAAATATCACTGCTAAG CCGTCTGCGTCATCCAAATG TCATACTATTTCTTGGTGCATGCACAAAACCTCCCCATTTGTCCATGGTCACAGAGTATATGGAAATGGGTTCGTTGTACTACTTAATTCATATGAGTGGTCAGAAAAAGAAGCTTAGCTGGCGCAGGCGATTAAAAATGCTTCGTGATATATGCAG AGGGTTGATGTACATACATCGGATGAAAATAGTGCATCGTGATCTGAAGAGTGCAAATTGCCTTGTGAATAAGCACTGGACTGTTAAAATTTGTGACCTTGGGCTTTCACGGATGATGGTTGATGCACCTATGAGGGATTCCTCTTCCGCAGGAACTCCTGAATGGATGGCCCCTGAGCTCATACGCAATGAACCCTTCACcgagaaatgtgatattttcaGCTTTGGCGTGATTATGTGGGAACTTTGCACCTTAAAGAGGCCATGGGAAGGCATACCGGCAATGCAA GTGATATATACTGTAGCGCAAGAGGGTGTGCGGCTTGAAATTCCTGAAGGTCCTCTTGGCAAGCTAATTTCAG ATTGTTGGGCTGAAGCTGATCAGAGGCCTGGCTGCGAGGAGATACTTTCTCGTTTGGTTGAGTGTGAGTACACTTTGCTGGTACCATTGTGTACATAG